The following coding sequences lie in one uncultured Mailhella sp. genomic window:
- the uvrC gene encoding excinuclease ABC subunit UvrC: MMERPAPSAIPATPGVYIYKDAGGRIIYVGKARNLRRRVLSYFRPADQLTAKTAAMIGRAAGIEFLTTTTEKEALLLEASLIKKHRPHYNICLRDDKQYVMFRLSEKDPFPRLEIVRRMKRRDGARYFGPFTSGLAARETWKTIHRIFPLRRCSDRAMKNRETPCLYHHIHLCAAPCTGEISAEAYADMTRRVTLLLSGKSTELVDMLRSAMEKASDDLDFERAASLRDQIRAIEKTIEKQAIVLQSGGDMDVLGLVSLPDGLALGIVFVRHGLVQDRSAFFWPGLGLEDASELLWSFLVQFYQAGRSIPPRIILPYLPWEEGPSGSALTVDSQSALVAPHASANMGSPFLAGGGVTPCFCGEDTLAAPAQNEAEPKRAPGLIEQAAALLAEQDRENAAPVPDEDEENGRQTMEDVLAELRGGPVRLAVPRNEEERHLLDMARSNARESAKNRKDDSLADKLAAAFRFDRPVVRVECADVSHTGGEATKVGAVVYEDGRPLKDDYRVWNIEGAGGDDYAALSMWAKKRLEHGEPWPDLLLIDGGRGQLAAVYKILSDELAEEDGRLPFLLAGIAKARDERGHADRRAGNVADRIFVPGRSNPLQLREGCPELLFLQVVRDAAHDFSIGRHRQARARQAFSGELQQLPGIGRETARLLWEHFDSVADMKAATEARLMELPGIGKKKAEAIRSALQKL; the protein is encoded by the coding sequence ATGATGGAGCGTCCCGCCCCTTCCGCCATTCCCGCGACTCCCGGCGTCTATATTTACAAGGACGCCGGGGGCCGCATCATTTATGTGGGCAAGGCCCGCAATCTGCGCAGGCGCGTGCTCTCCTACTTCCGCCCCGCCGATCAGCTCACGGCCAAGACCGCAGCCATGATCGGCCGCGCGGCGGGCATCGAATTTCTCACCACCACCACGGAAAAAGAGGCCCTTCTGCTCGAAGCCAGCCTCATCAAGAAGCATCGCCCGCACTACAACATCTGCCTGCGCGACGACAAGCAGTACGTCATGTTCCGGCTCTCGGAAAAGGATCCCTTTCCGCGGCTGGAAATCGTGCGGCGCATGAAGCGGCGCGACGGCGCGCGCTATTTCGGCCCGTTCACCTCGGGACTCGCCGCCAGAGAAACCTGGAAGACCATTCATCGCATCTTTCCCCTGCGCCGCTGTTCCGACAGGGCCATGAAGAACAGGGAAACGCCCTGTCTCTACCATCACATCCATCTGTGCGCGGCTCCCTGCACCGGAGAAATTTCCGCCGAAGCCTACGCCGACATGACCCGCCGCGTGACGCTGCTGCTCTCCGGCAAGTCCACGGAACTCGTCGACATGCTGCGCAGCGCCATGGAAAAGGCCTCCGACGATCTGGACTTTGAACGCGCGGCCTCCCTGCGCGATCAGATACGCGCCATCGAAAAGACCATCGAAAAGCAGGCCATCGTGCTCCAGAGCGGCGGCGACATGGACGTGCTCGGTCTGGTGAGCCTGCCCGACGGCCTGGCGCTCGGCATCGTGTTCGTGCGGCACGGCCTCGTGCAGGACCGCAGCGCCTTCTTCTGGCCGGGCCTCGGTCTGGAAGACGCCTCGGAACTTCTGTGGAGCTTTCTTGTGCAGTTCTATCAGGCCGGGCGCTCCATTCCTCCGCGCATCATTCTGCCGTATCTGCCGTGGGAGGAAGGCCCGTCGGGTTCGGCTCTCACCGTGGATTCCCAGAGCGCGCTTGTGGCTCCCCACGCCTCGGCGAACATGGGCTCTCCATTTCTTGCAGGCGGCGGGGTCACGCCCTGCTTCTGCGGCGAAGACACGCTCGCCGCGCCCGCGCAGAACGAGGCCGAGCCGAAGCGCGCGCCCGGCCTCATTGAACAGGCCGCCGCCCTGCTTGCGGAACAGGACAGAGAAAACGCCGCGCCCGTGCCCGACGAAGACGAGGAAAACGGCCGCCAGACCATGGAAGACGTCCTCGCCGAACTTCGCGGCGGCCCGGTGCGTCTTGCCGTGCCGAGGAACGAAGAGGAACGGCATCTTCTGGACATGGCCCGCAGCAACGCGCGCGAATCCGCCAAAAACCGCAAGGACGACTCCCTGGCGGACAAGCTCGCCGCGGCCTTCCGCTTCGACAGGCCCGTCGTGCGCGTGGAATGCGCCGACGTGTCCCACACCGGCGGCGAAGCCACCAAGGTGGGCGCGGTCGTGTACGAAGACGGGCGTCCGCTCAAGGACGACTACCGGGTATGGAACATCGAGGGAGCCGGAGGCGACGACTACGCCGCGCTCTCCATGTGGGCGAAAAAGCGTCTGGAACACGGCGAGCCCTGGCCCGATCTTCTGCTCATCGACGGCGGACGCGGGCAGCTGGCCGCCGTGTACAAGATTCTCAGCGACGAGCTTGCGGAAGAGGACGGCCGTCTGCCCTTCCTGCTGGCAGGCATCGCCAAGGCCAGGGACGAACGCGGTCACGCCGACCGCCGCGCGGGCAACGTGGCCGACCGCATCTTCGTGCCCGGCCGCAGCAATCCCCTGCAGCTCCGGGAAGGCTGCCCCGAACTGCTCTTTCTCCAGGTGGTGCGCGACGCGGCGCACGACTTTTCCATCGGGCGGCATCGGCAGGCCCGCGCCCGGCAGGCCTTCAGCGGCGAGCTTCAGCAGCTGCCCGGCATCGGCAGGGAAACGGCGCGCCTGCTGTGGGAGCACTTCGATTCCGTGGCCGACATGAAGGCCGCCACCGAAGCCAGACTCATGGAACTGCCCGGCATAGGGAAAAAGAAGGCCGAAGCCATCCGAAGCGCGCTGCAAAAGCTGTAG
- a CDS encoding DMT family transporter, producing the protein MGFLLALISSAAFGLIPLFSLPLLRDGMSAECVLFYRFLFGALALFPIPVLRHARLAAPPRELARLAVFSIMYALAALLMFQGFHYLPSGVASTLQFLYPLMVMIIMILFFHEKPSLITACSVLLAILGVFLLSGGEGEGSVSPKGIVLLLVSALCNAVYICGLHVARIRSISGLSITFWVLFFGMLASLANALASGTFQWLHSWQELCLAVLLAVVTAAISNLTLVLAIQRIGSTMASILGVMEPLTAVTVGIFVFDEPATPGVFAGVAVICVAVLLVMAGPQLLARLRPGRA; encoded by the coding sequence ATGGGATTTCTGCTCGCTCTTATTTCTTCCGCCGCCTTCGGTCTCATTCCGCTCTTCAGCCTGCCCCTTTTGCGCGACGGCATGTCGGCCGAATGCGTGCTCTTCTACCGCTTCCTCTTCGGCGCGCTGGCGCTTTTCCCCATTCCCGTGCTCCGGCACGCCCGCCTCGCCGCCCCGCCGCGCGAACTTGCTCGTCTGGCCGTGTTCAGCATCATGTACGCCCTCGCCGCCCTGCTCATGTTCCAGGGCTTTCACTACCTGCCGAGCGGCGTGGCTTCCACGCTCCAGTTTCTCTATCCGCTCATGGTCATGATCATCATGATCCTCTTCTTTCACGAAAAGCCTTCCCTCATCACGGCGTGTTCCGTGCTGCTCGCCATTCTCGGCGTCTTTCTCCTGAGCGGCGGCGAAGGCGAAGGCTCCGTCAGTCCCAAGGGCATCGTTCTGCTCCTCGTTTCCGCGCTGTGCAACGCCGTGTACATCTGCGGCCTGCACGTTGCCCGCATCCGCAGCATTTCAGGCCTCAGCATCACCTTCTGGGTGCTCTTCTTCGGCATGCTGGCCTCCCTCGCCAACGCGCTGGCTTCCGGCACCTTCCAGTGGCTGCATTCCTGGCAGGAACTCTGCCTCGCCGTGCTCCTCGCCGTGGTCACCGCGGCCATTTCCAACCTCACACTCGTGCTAGCCATACAGCGCATCGGCTCCACCATGGCGTCCATACTCGGCGTCATGGAGCCGCTCACCGCCGTCACCGTGGGCATCTTCGTCTTCGACGAACCCGCCACTCCGGGCGTGTTCGCCGGCGTGGCCGTCATCTGCGTTGCGGTGCTTCTCGTCATGGCAGGCCCGCAGCTTCTCGCACGTCTGCGTCCCGGACGCGCCTGA
- a CDS encoding periplasmic heavy metal sensor, with translation MTRKTIAASLAAVIFAASLPAAAMARPDFHGRYRDCPALADCPAQTQLTADQKAQLDKFHEEHYKAVTPLRDSLREKYMTLNALSGNPNASPDEIRQLTADITKLRTQIRTVNDDFSAKLVKAGLPCPRNGMGYGRHDGYGMGYGHRGYGHDGYGHGMGRGDCLR, from the coding sequence ATGACCAGAAAGACCATCGCCGCTTCTCTCGCCGCCGTTATCTTTGCCGCCAGCCTTCCCGCCGCCGCCATGGCCCGTCCCGACTTCCACGGAAGATACCGCGACTGCCCGGCCCTCGCCGACTGTCCGGCCCAGACCCAGCTCACCGCCGATCAGAAGGCCCAGCTCGACAAATTCCATGAAGAACACTACAAGGCCGTCACTCCCCTGCGCGACAGCCTCAGAGAAAAATACATGACCCTGAATGCCCTGTCCGGCAATCCCAACGCCAGCCCCGACGAAATCCGTCAGCTCACGGCCGACATCACCAAGCTCAGAACGCAGATCCGCACCGTGAACGACGACTTCTCCGCCAAGCTCGTCAAGGCCGGACTCCCCTGCCCGCGCAACGGCATGGGCTACGGTCGTCACGACGGCTACGGCATGGGCTACGGACACCGCGGTTACGGTCACGACGGCTACGGTCACGGCATGGGTCGCGGCGACTGCCTGCGCTAG
- a CDS encoding TetR family transcriptional regulator gives MEHEQAYAYVPRRRSAPRRDGLSTRGVVLEAAGRVFAELGYARATTREICQRAGVNGAAVNYYFGGKEALYEEVLVEAHRQLVSLEELNAVMDSGADSEAKLRAFLELFVRAALKAPELWGLPVLLREVASPSSHLPAPLVESVLPRLSVVRSLVCEITGFEPGSEQAGHASAMLLFPCMFLVLFPEKIQSILLPRFMETPESVVESMTRYALGGLNALKEQRRNG, from the coding sequence ATGGAACATGAGCAGGCATACGCATACGTTCCGCGCAGGCGGAGCGCGCCGCGCAGAGACGGTCTTTCCACCCGGGGGGTGGTGCTTGAGGCTGCGGGGCGCGTGTTTGCCGAGCTCGGCTACGCCAGGGCGACCACCCGGGAAATCTGCCAAAGGGCCGGGGTCAACGGCGCGGCGGTCAATTACTATTTCGGCGGCAAGGAAGCGCTGTACGAAGAGGTGCTGGTGGAAGCGCATCGGCAGCTCGTCAGTCTGGAGGAGCTCAACGCCGTCATGGATTCCGGCGCCGATTCGGAAGCCAAGCTGCGCGCCTTTCTTGAACTTTTTGTGCGTGCCGCGCTGAAGGCTCCAGAACTTTGGGGGCTTCCCGTGCTTTTGCGCGAGGTGGCTTCGCCGTCGTCGCATCTGCCTGCGCCTCTGGTGGAGAGCGTGCTGCCCAGGCTGAGTGTGGTGCGCAGCCTCGTGTGCGAGATCACGGGCTTTGAGCCCGGTTCGGAACAGGCCGGGCACGCTTCGGCCATGCTGCTTTTTCCGTGCATGTTTCTTGTGCTTTTTCCCGAAAAGATACAGTCGATTTTGCTGCCGCGCTTCATGGAGACGCCGGAGAGCGTGGTGGAGAGCATGACCCGTTACGCGCTGGGCGGCCTGAACGCGCTCAAGGAACAGCGTCGGAACGGTTGA
- a CDS encoding efflux RND transporter periplasmic adaptor subunit produces the protein MKKIILILAAMAILVGGWLFWRFLPSDESPDTLKLYGNVDIRQVSLAFEQGGRVTELFAEEGDRVTRGQLLARVDVTGLKLEADKLRADIAAQEQNLLKMKNGNRPEEIARAEAALRTAEASLEQAKRNDARMASLRRGNSVSAQERENAQTSLRVAQGQRDEAAHALALLREGYRDEDIAMAAAQLSSARAALAVMQHNIELGELFSPTEAVVSSRLLEPGDMASSATPVFLLSLTSPKWVRAYVTEPQLGRIRQGMKADILTDSFPEAVPGRVGYISPTAEFTPKSVQTEDLRTSLLYEVRIVADDAGDRLRLGMPVSVVVHEDAAGVRHDD, from the coding sequence ATGAAAAAGATTATCCTCATTCTTGCCGCGATGGCGATCCTTGTCGGCGGCTGGCTGTTCTGGCGTTTTTTGCCCTCCGACGAATCGCCGGACACGCTGAAGCTCTACGGCAATGTGGACATCCGTCAGGTGTCGCTGGCCTTTGAACAGGGCGGACGCGTCACGGAACTTTTTGCCGAGGAAGGCGACCGCGTGACGCGCGGTCAGCTGCTCGCCCGGGTGGACGTCACCGGCCTGAAGCTCGAAGCGGACAAGCTGCGCGCGGACATTGCGGCTCAGGAACAGAATCTGCTCAAGATGAAGAACGGCAACCGGCCGGAGGAAATCGCCCGGGCGGAAGCCGCGCTGCGCACGGCCGAGGCGTCTCTTGAACAGGCAAAGCGCAACGACGCGCGCATGGCCAGCCTGCGCCGCGGCAATTCCGTGAGCGCACAGGAGCGGGAAAACGCACAGACCTCGCTTCGCGTGGCGCAGGGGCAGCGCGACGAGGCGGCCCACGCCCTCGCGCTTCTGCGCGAGGGCTACCGCGACGAAGACATCGCCATGGCTGCGGCGCAGCTCTCCTCCGCCCGAGCGGCGCTCGCCGTCATGCAGCACAACATCGAACTCGGCGAGCTCTTCTCGCCCACGGAGGCGGTGGTCAGCTCCCGCCTGCTGGAGCCCGGCGACATGGCCTCTTCGGCCACGCCCGTATTTCTGCTTTCCCTCACCTCGCCCAAGTGGGTGCGCGCCTACGTGACGGAGCCGCAGCTCGGCCGCATCCGTCAGGGCATGAAGGCCGACATCCTCACCGACTCCTTCCCCGAAGCCGTGCCCGGTCGGGTGGGCTACATTTCGCCCACGGCGGAATTCACGCCTAAAAGCGTGCAGACCGAAGACCTGCGCACCTCGCTGCTCTACGAAGTGCGCATCGTGGCCGACGATGCCGGCGACCGTCTTCGTCTCGGCATGCCCGTGAGCGTTGTCGTTCATGAAGACGCGGCGGGAGTCCGCCATGACGACTGA
- a CDS encoding ATP-binding cassette domain-containing protein produces MTTDDGTRLSQRTPGDGIVVSARALGKTFAGKNATVTALASLDLDVPAGAMTAFVGPDGAGKTTFLRMICGLLAPSSGTLAVLGRDAARQSADIQSRISYMPQKFGLYEDLSVMENLNLYADLHGVSAETRKTRFCRLLDMTDLARFTARPAGKLSGGMKQKLALACTLVRSPELLLLDEPSVGVDPLSRRELWAIIAGMVKEERLSVIVSTAYMDEAERCDHVVVLHEGRLLAQGTPEELRRLTAGLCFASDVPHGVKARRLQAWLLDQPSLVMDAVPEGSRVRFVLSPECGKNGIPEALLAPSEGVLRLRPEDCRPVAPRLEDSFMFLLRHRDNPAPDASSDAAVGTGSGTPEPDAGADRQGVGSTSLSSGATASPVDASSPNTPAGDDEPVIEVRDLVRKFGDFTAVASTSFSVRRGEVFGLLGPNGAGKTTTFRMLCGLLPATSGYLRVAGENLRKAAAHARTRVGYVSQKFSLYGNLSVLENLRFFGGVYGLGPFALRRRIREVLEEFDLAGHEHDLSGAMPGGFKQRLSMAVGMLHKPEILFLDEPTSGIDPLARRVFWRRITTLSDEGTTIIITTHFMEEAEYCDRMLIQDAGRVLALGTPDEVRAQGGNSPTMEEAFIHIVERSRAERAAKEGS; encoded by the coding sequence ATGACGACTGACGACGGAACACGCCTTTCTCAGCGCACGCCCGGCGACGGAATCGTGGTCAGCGCCCGCGCGCTCGGCAAGACGTTTGCGGGAAAGAACGCGACCGTCACCGCGCTTGCCTCGCTCGATCTGGACGTGCCCGCCGGAGCCATGACGGCCTTCGTGGGGCCGGACGGTGCGGGCAAGACCACCTTTCTGCGCATGATATGCGGCCTGCTTGCGCCTTCGAGCGGCACTCTCGCCGTGCTCGGTCGCGACGCCGCAAGGCAGAGTGCGGACATTCAGAGCCGCATCAGCTACATGCCGCAGAAGTTCGGTCTGTACGAAGACCTGAGCGTGATGGAAAACCTGAATCTCTACGCCGACCTGCACGGCGTGTCCGCCGAGACGCGGAAAACGCGCTTTTGCCGCCTGCTGGACATGACCGATCTTGCCCGCTTCACGGCGCGTCCCGCGGGCAAGCTCTCCGGCGGCATGAAGCAGAAGCTGGCCCTGGCCTGCACGCTGGTGCGCTCGCCGGAGCTGCTGCTGCTCGACGAACCTTCCGTGGGCGTGGATCCGCTTTCCCGGCGGGAGCTGTGGGCCATCATTGCCGGCATGGTGAAGGAGGAGAGGCTCTCCGTCATCGTGAGCACGGCCTACATGGACGAGGCCGAGCGCTGCGATCACGTGGTGGTTCTGCACGAAGGCAGGCTGCTGGCTCAGGGCACGCCGGAAGAACTGCGCCGACTGACCGCCGGGCTCTGCTTCGCCTCCGACGTTCCGCACGGCGTGAAGGCGCGCCGACTTCAGGCCTGGCTGCTCGATCAGCCCTCGCTCGTCATGGACGCCGTGCCCGAAGGCAGCCGCGTGCGCTTCGTGCTCTCGCCCGAATGCGGCAAAAACGGCATTCCGGAAGCGCTGCTTGCCCCTTCCGAAGGCGTGCTTCGCCTTCGGCCCGAAGACTGCCGCCCCGTCGCTCCCCGCCTCGAAGACAGCTTCATGTTTCTTCTCCGGCACAGGGACAACCCCGCGCCCGACGCTTCTTCCGACGCTGCCGTCGGCACAGGCTCCGGAACACCTGAACCGGATGCCGGAGCAGACCGACAGGGCGTCGGGTCAACGTCGCTCTCTTCCGGGGCAACGGCTTCCCCCGTCGACGCCTCTTCGCCGAACACTCCGGCAGGCGACGACGAACCCGTCATTGAAGTGCGCGACCTGGTGCGCAAATTCGGCGACTTCACCGCCGTGGCCAGCACGTCCTTTTCCGTGCGGCGCGGGGAGGTGTTCGGCCTGCTCGGGCCCAACGGCGCGGGCAAAACCACCACCTTCCGCATGCTCTGCGGTCTGCTGCCCGCCACCAGCGGCTATCTGCGCGTGGCCGGAGAAAATCTGCGCAAAGCCGCCGCGCACGCCCGCACCCGCGTGGGCTACGTTTCCCAGAAATTTTCCCTGTACGGCAATCTTTCCGTGCTGGAAAACCTGCGCTTCTTCGGCGGCGTGTACGGGCTCGGCCCCTTTGCCCTGCGCAGGCGCATCCGCGAAGTGCTGGAAGAATTCGACCTTGCCGGGCACGAACACGATTTGAGCGGCGCCATGCCGGGCGGCTTCAAGCAGCGTCTTTCCATGGCCGTGGGCATGCTGCACAAGCCGGAAATCCTTTTTCTTGACGAACCCACGAGCGGCATTGATCCGCTGGCACGCCGCGTGTTCTGGCGGCGCATCACCACGCTGTCGGACGAAGGCACCACCATCATCATCACCACGCACTTCATGGAGGAAGCCGAATACTGCGACCGCATGCTCATTCAGGACGCCGGACGGGTGCTCGCCCTCGGCACGCCGGACGAAGTGCGCGCGCAGGGCGGCAACTCCCCCACCATGGAAGAAGCCTTCATTCACATCGTGGAGCGCTCGCGGGCCGAACGCGCCGCAAAGGAGGGCTCATGA
- a CDS encoding ABC transporter permease has protein sequence MNGFLRRLKALTIKEIRQISRDPSSIMIGIALPIILILIFGYGLSLDVKNAPVAVVMEKSTPLARDVLAGLNGSAYFSPRYAASMHEAEVMLKKREVDAIIRTGSDFDSRFARGDAEVQLILHGVDSTTATLIGQYVSALLSLHTQMSLDRQGKSAPQLAGVASVQSRMWFNEAADSTWYLVPGLIVIIMTLVGAFLTALIMAREWERGTLEALFVSPVGRAEILLSKIIPYFLLGMAGLLLCLAAARWLFSVPMRGSMILFLLCSSLYLIVALGMGLAISSVTRSQFLSCQIALVVSFLPAIILSGFLFDLRSVPLVARVVGNILPATYYMEILKTLFLAGNNASILLRDCAALLFYAVLFMGVAVRFTRKNLD, from the coding sequence ATGAACGGATTCCTCCGCCGCCTGAAGGCGCTTACCATCAAGGAAATCAGGCAGATATCCAGAGATCCGAGCAGCATCATGATAGGCATCGCGCTGCCCATCATCCTGATTCTGATTTTCGGCTACGGCCTTTCTCTGGACGTGAAGAACGCGCCCGTGGCCGTGGTCATGGAAAAATCCACGCCGCTTGCGCGCGACGTGCTCGCCGGACTCAACGGCTCGGCCTATTTTTCGCCCCGCTACGCCGCCTCCATGCACGAGGCGGAAGTCATGCTCAAAAAACGCGAGGTGGACGCCATCATACGCACCGGCAGCGACTTCGACAGCCGCTTCGCCCGGGGGGACGCCGAGGTGCAGCTCATTCTGCACGGCGTGGATTCCACCACGGCCACGCTCATCGGTCAGTACGTCTCCGCGCTGCTCTCCCTGCACACGCAGATGAGTCTCGACCGGCAGGGAAAAAGCGCCCCGCAGCTTGCGGGCGTCGCCTCGGTGCAGAGCCGCATGTGGTTCAACGAGGCCGCCGACAGCACCTGGTACCTGGTGCCGGGGCTCATCGTCATCATCATGACTCTGGTGGGCGCGTTTCTCACGGCGCTCATCATGGCCAGAGAATGGGAACGCGGCACGCTGGAAGCCCTGTTCGTCTCGCCCGTGGGCCGCGCGGAAATTCTGCTCTCCAAGATCATTCCCTACTTCCTGCTCGGCATGGCCGGACTTCTGCTCTGCCTTGCGGCCGCGCGCTGGCTGTTTTCCGTGCCCATGCGCGGAAGCATGATCCTGTTTCTGCTCTGCTCCTCGCTGTATCTCATCGTGGCGCTCGGCATGGGACTGGCCATCTCCTCCGTGACGCGCAGTCAGTTTCTTTCCTGTCAGATTGCGCTCGTGGTGAGCTTTCTGCCCGCCATCATTCTTTCGGGCTTTCTCTTCGATCTGCGCAGCGTGCCCCTCGTGGCCCGCGTGGTGGGCAATATTCTGCCCGCCACCTACTACATGGAAATTCTGAAAACCCTGTTCCTCGCCGGAAACAACGCCTCCATTCTCCTGCGCGACTGTGCGGCCCTGCTCTTCTACGCCGTGCTCTTCATGGGAGTCGCCGTGCGCTTCACCCGCAAAAATCTGGACTAG
- a CDS encoding ABC transporter permease, giving the protein MRFLLLLRRLRSLCIKELLIILKDPANRLVLIVPVVIQSFIFGYAATYDLNFVPYVVCDQSRSPLSRDLIARLDGSEKFSRQATLDSTAEAEKWIYDGKALLAVQIGSDFADKLLSGQSADIQVILDGRNSTTASIAQGYLAQIVEGWNAARGIKSPVSIVMRAWFNPQLETRWNIMPGMLASLSIIQIMLLAALSVAREREQGTFDQMLVTPLSPWEILIGKAIPPIVVGLAQAAFILVICVLWFHIPFAGSYVDLFVALGVFTLSCAGLGLCVSAISLSMQQALVYCFVTLLPMILLSGLATPVSAMPKALQIATCANPLRFALVCVRSIYLEGSTLADVAQNFVPMLAVAAVTLPLAGWLFRNRLS; this is encoded by the coding sequence ATGCGCTTTCTTCTCCTGCTCCGAAGACTCCGCAGCCTCTGCATCAAAGAGCTGCTCATCATTCTCAAGGATCCGGCCAACCGGCTGGTGCTCATCGTGCCCGTGGTCATCCAGTCGTTCATCTTCGGCTACGCGGCCACCTACGACCTCAACTTCGTGCCCTACGTCGTGTGCGATCAGAGCCGCTCCCCCCTCTCCCGCGACCTCATCGCCCGCCTCGACGGTTCGGAAAAATTCTCCCGTCAGGCCACGCTCGACAGCACGGCCGAGGCCGAAAAATGGATCTACGACGGCAAGGCGCTGCTCGCCGTGCAGATAGGCAGCGACTTTGCCGACAAACTTCTCTCCGGCCAGAGTGCCGACATTCAGGTCATTCTCGACGGCCGCAATTCCACCACGGCCTCCATCGCGCAGGGCTACCTTGCCCAGATTGTGGAAGGCTGGAACGCCGCCCGCGGCATCAAATCCCCCGTGTCCATCGTCATGCGGGCATGGTTCAATCCGCAGCTCGAAACGCGCTGGAACATCATGCCCGGCATGCTGGCCTCGCTGAGCATCATTCAGATCATGCTGCTCGCCGCCCTTTCCGTGGCCAGAGAACGGGAACAGGGAACCTTCGATCAAATGCTGGTCACGCCGCTTTCGCCGTGGGAAATCCTCATCGGCAAGGCCATTCCGCCCATCGTGGTGGGACTCGCCCAGGCCGCGTTCATCCTCGTTATCTGCGTGCTCTGGTTTCACATTCCCTTTGCGGGAAGCTACGTCGATCTCTTTGTCGCCCTCGGCGTGTTCACCCTGAGCTGCGCCGGACTCGGTCTGTGCGTGTCCGCCATTTCCCTGAGCATGCAGCAGGCGCTCGTGTACTGCTTCGTCACGCTCCTGCCCATGATCCTGCTCTCCGGTCTGGCCACTCCCGTGAGCGCCATGCCAAAAGCCCTGCAGATCGCCACCTGCGCCAATCCGCTGCGCTTCGCCCTCGTGTGCGTGCGGAGCATCTATCTCGAAGGCTCCACGCTGGCCGACGTTGCGCAAAACTTCGTGCCCATGCTGGCCGTGGCCGCCGTCACGCTTCCGCTCGCGGGCTGGCTGTTCCGAAACCGGCTGAGCTGA